From Streptomyces sp. NBC_01754, a single genomic window includes:
- a CDS encoding uridine kinase family protein — MDDLAEPARRLRRLPPSSGPVRLIAVDGHAGSGKSTFAGRLATALGGAPVLHLDDLATHEELFAWTDRLRDQVLSPLSRGEPARYAPYDWTTRRFGVPRTLPPAPVVLIEGVGAGRAAVRPYLAALLWIELDRTRSWERGRRRDGPGLREFWDGWTVAEQRHFARDPSYPFADAVIRQVPGGYVWVEGPGRGREESDHHTG; from the coding sequence ATGGACGATCTGGCGGAACCCGCCCGGCGGCTGCGCCGGCTGCCGCCGTCCTCGGGACCGGTACGGCTGATCGCGGTCGACGGTCACGCGGGATCGGGCAAGAGCACGTTCGCCGGCCGGCTGGCCACGGCGCTCGGCGGCGCCCCCGTGCTGCACCTGGACGACCTGGCCACGCACGAGGAGCTCTTCGCCTGGACGGACCGGCTGCGGGACCAGGTGCTCAGCCCCTTGTCGCGGGGTGAGCCGGCGCGGTACGCGCCGTACGACTGGACCACCCGGCGCTTCGGCGTGCCACGGACGCTTCCTCCGGCCCCGGTGGTGCTGATCGAGGGGGTGGGGGCCGGCCGGGCCGCGGTGCGCCCGTACCTCGCGGCGCTGCTGTGGATCGAGCTGGACCGTACGAGGTCGTGGGAGCGGGGCAGGCGCCGCGACGGTCCCGGGCTCAGGGAGTTCTGGGACGGCTGGACCGTCGCCGAGCAGCGTCATTTCGCGCGGGACCCGTCGTACCCCTTCGCGGACGCGGTGATTCGCCAGGTGCCCGGGGGCTATGTGTGGGTGGAAGGGCCTGGCCGCGGCAGGGAAGAGTCAGATCATCACACAGGGTGA